From the Brassica napus cultivar Da-Ae chromosome A8, Da-Ae, whole genome shotgun sequence genome, one window contains:
- the LOC111199927 gene encoding uncharacterized protein LOC111199927, translated as MRRVIVVDGTFLKNKYKGVLLVATVVDDRNASISKAIGTVYPQSAHGICIHHLLTNVVAFFKTKGLTALVEKVSRAYRYDIRTTNPAESINSVLRIPREYPVIPLLDSIRELLTRWFYECCLLSSKHLDPLIAKVERKIDRKIVKAKGFQVYKVDNFRSLVKGDIYDCHVDLEKRTCTCGKYDIGKIPCQHVISAIYSRGIEVHRFTDSLYTTTAWRTAYAECINLIAVVEYEWNVPADVKLAKVLPHKTRKSVGRPIKRSYESVEDKIKIFSRIKKE; from the exons ATGCGAAGGGTGATTGTTGTTGATGGaacttttctgaaaaataaatacaaaggaGTTCTACTTGTTGCTACTGTTGTAGATG ATAGAAATGCGTCTATTTCTAAAGCGATTGGGACTGTATACCCTCAATCAGCACATGGAATTTGCATTCATCACTTGTTGACCAATGTGGTTGCATTTTTTAAGACAAAAGGGTTGACTGCCTTGGTGGAAAAGGTTTCACGGGCATATAG GTATGACATTAGGACCACGAACCCTGCAGAGTCGATAAATTCAGTTCTTAGAATACCTAGAGAATATCCGGTTATTCCTTTGCTTGATAGTATAAGAGAACTGTTGACTCGATGGTTCTATGAGTGTTGCTTGTTAAGCTCAAAGCATCTTGATCCTTTAATCGCTAAGGTTGAGAGAAAGATTGATAGGAAAATTGTGAAAGCAAAAGGATTCCAGGTTTATAAGGTTGACAACTTCAGATCGCTTGTGAAAGGAGACATATATGATTGTCATGTTGATTTGGAAAAAAGAACATGCACATGTGGGAAGTATGATATAGGAAAAATTCCTTGCCAACACGTCATTTCTGCAATTTATTCACGAG GTATAGAAGTGCACAGATTTACTGACTCCTTATACACCACTACAGCGTGGAGAACCGCCTATGCAGAATGCATTAATCTAATAGCAGTTGTAGAGTATGAATGGAATGTCCCAGCTGATGTTAAACTTGCAAAGGTTTTACCACATAAGACGAGAAAGAGTGTTGGTCGACCAATAAAGAGAAGTtatgaatcagtagaagacaagaTTAAAATCTTCTCAAGGATCaagaaagaataa
- the LOC125575043 gene encoding protein RGF1 INDUCIBLE TRANSCRIPTION FACTOR 1-like isoform X2: MMREGHEEEDMMMMLPRKPAWLEGLMAETFFSSCGIHESRRKSEKNVFCLLCCLSVCPHCLTSHRSHPLLQVRRYVYHDVVRLSDLEKLIDCSYIQPYTINGAKVIFINQRPQSRAKVSSNVCFTCDRILQEPFHFCSLSCKVDYLQYQGDDLSSILYRIDESDFTFSSLRMDGHDQLGEISTMEEDTDDIMVMSDQWEQGNNSNKKEKRKTKKESNYSPGMVLSLGSRRKGAPHRAPFS, from the exons ATGATGAGAGAAGGTCATGAGGAggaagatatgatgatgatgttgcCGAGGAAACCTGCATGGCTTGAAGGACTAATGGCGGAAACTTTCTTCTCGAGCTGTGGGATCCACGAGAGTCGCCGTAAAAGCGAGAAGAACGTATTTTGCTTGCTCTGTTGTCTCAGTGTTTGTCCTCACTGCCTCACTTCACATCGCTCTCATCCTCTTCTACAG GTGAGACGATATGTATACCACGATGTCGTTCGGCTGAGTGATCTTGAGAAGCTCATTGATTGTTCATATATTCAG CCATATACAATTAATGGAGCCAAAGTGATATTCATAAACCAAAGACCACAATCAAGAGCTAAGGTCTCTTCAAATGTTTGCTTCACTTGTGATAGAATCCTCCAAGAACCATTCCACTTTTGTTCGCTCTCTTGCAAG GTGGATTACTTACAATATCAAGGAGATGATTTATCAAGCATTCTCTATAGAATCGATGAATCGGATTTCACATTTTCAAGTTTGAGAATGGATGGACACGATCAGCTCGGAGAGATATCAACAATGGAGGAAGATACCGACGATATTATGGTGATGTCAGATCAGTGGGAGCAGGGTAACAATAGTAACAAGAAGGAGAAAAGGAAGACGAAAAAAGAGAGTAATTACTCGCCTGGGATGGTTCTTTCACTTGGTAGCAGAAGAAAAGGTGCTCCTCATAGGGCTCCTTTTTCATAG
- the LOC125575043 gene encoding protein RGF1 INDUCIBLE TRANSCRIPTION FACTOR 1-like isoform X1 yields MMREGHEEEDMMMMLPRKPAWLEGLMAETFFSSCGIHESRRKSEKNVFCLLCCLSVCPHCLTSHRSHPLLQNWQVRRYVYHDVVRLSDLEKLIDCSYIQPYTINGAKVIFINQRPQSRAKVSSNVCFTCDRILQEPFHFCSLSCKVDYLQYQGDDLSSILYRIDESDFTFSSLRMDGHDQLGEISTMEEDTDDIMVMSDQWEQGNNSNKKEKRKTKKESNYSPGMVLSLGSRRKGAPHRAPFS; encoded by the exons ATGATGAGAGAAGGTCATGAGGAggaagatatgatgatgatgttgcCGAGGAAACCTGCATGGCTTGAAGGACTAATGGCGGAAACTTTCTTCTCGAGCTGTGGGATCCACGAGAGTCGCCGTAAAAGCGAGAAGAACGTATTTTGCTTGCTCTGTTGTCTCAGTGTTTGTCCTCACTGCCTCACTTCACATCGCTCTCATCCTCTTCTACAG AATTGGCAGGTGAGACGATATGTATACCACGATGTCGTTCGGCTGAGTGATCTTGAGAAGCTCATTGATTGTTCATATATTCAG CCATATACAATTAATGGAGCCAAAGTGATATTCATAAACCAAAGACCACAATCAAGAGCTAAGGTCTCTTCAAATGTTTGCTTCACTTGTGATAGAATCCTCCAAGAACCATTCCACTTTTGTTCGCTCTCTTGCAAG GTGGATTACTTACAATATCAAGGAGATGATTTATCAAGCATTCTCTATAGAATCGATGAATCGGATTTCACATTTTCAAGTTTGAGAATGGATGGACACGATCAGCTCGGAGAGATATCAACAATGGAGGAAGATACCGACGATATTATGGTGATGTCAGATCAGTGGGAGCAGGGTAACAATAGTAACAAGAAGGAGAAAAGGAAGACGAAAAAAGAGAGTAATTACTCGCCTGGGATGGTTCTTTCACTTGGTAGCAGAAGAAAAGGTGCTCCTCATAGGGCTCCTTTTTCATAG